The window AACACTagattgacattttcatccaggaccctaatttggagttttttttttatctttttcgatttaattaataaaaacgaaaattacactggcaaattgtagaccacccgttttctaaaatcctatggccttgaattagttatagttagcaattgatcactccccaaCCTTATTATCTATTAACAATACATAATCACTTTTTTATCCATTTCGCATTAAATAGAGTTgttcccaaatttttttttaccacgttagatttggaattgaaggctccaattccaatttGGAAAACTCAATTCCAAGATATCGGACGGAGAAGAGAGTATAAGGCAAGGACgaaatccaacaaaatttctattttcccAGATGATCATATAATTACAGAAACCgattaaaagaatatacaGCTGCACCCTACGCTAAATGCAGCAGTAAAATGTTAGCCTAGctacaaaaagaagaaacacCGAGGATAAAAAGACCTATTCATTCTGTCTCAAACTCAAAGAAGAGCAAAATCCAGCATTACTGCCGTGGTAAAAAGATTGTAACACTCACTCTCATTATCAAAATGCCCTTTACATGATTTCTTGCTTCTTTCATATCGCCTCAGACAGCCTCATACGCATGGCTTCTGGGCTCGAAATCTTGTTGATACTGCAAGAGAGAATAACAGGCtgagataaaattaaaaaacgaGTGAAGGATGATATCGGGAGGGGCGTGTACCATAAGAGTAGATCCCCACTCAATGCAGGCTTCTCATAAATCCACTCTGGAGCGAGTTCTTGCAGCAATCTGAGCTGCTCTTCCACCTCCtctatagtagtataaatttgtTTAGTGGAATTTTTACATACAAGAATGATGACTTCTTTATTTGGTTAAATTAACTTACCTTTGTCAACAATGTCTAGTTGGCTGATTAGTTTCTGAATCAGTTCCTCTTTAGTGACGACTGCGCGTCTGATTGattggaagaagaaataaatctTGTCAAAGAGCTTGGGTAGGCACGCGATCATTTTCCGACGCCTCATTGCTTGAGAGATTGCTGGCTCCTGCTCAATTGATGCCAATCTCTCCTTTTCTTGAATCTGTAATGCAAACAAACAGTCAatcagaaaaggaaaaatcttaaatttaaatttcacaaCTACTATTAGGTGAGATCAGTTATGCTTACAGATTGTATTAGACTCTCTGGGAGAATGTTGAAGATGTCACCACGAGCTGATGAGGGCCCTCTCAGACCATCATTATTACCATCATTGTTCACACTCTTCACCGGAGTATCAAATTTCAGATGCCTATTTGGGGGCGGCCGTCTAACAAGTTTGCTAGGCGTTCTGCATGAATCTTTATCTGGGCTCATGTTACATCTTTTAGCAGATTGAAGTGCAGGCATTGCACTCATTGGAGTAGATGACATGTTCACTGGTGTTTTAATTACAGAATTCATGTCATCATCCTTCACAGTATTGATAGATTTCACCTGGGTGTTGGGGGTGTTGGGGAAAGTAGACGGCATTTCACTGCTTAAAGAATCTTCATATGAAGAACATGTCTCCCCAGCTGAAATTCTGGCAATTTCACTATCTTCTGTATGATGGAAGCTACCTCCAACATGGTTATCTTCAGAATCAGTTGAAGGAAGAGCAGGACCACTGAGTGAAGACAGTTCTTGCTTTAGCTTTTCCACTTGATGACCAGAATCCCGCTGTGAAAAGCTCCTTTTAAATGATGGAGGCAGAAGTGAGGCTCTGACCGACAATCCTGGGGATGCTACACCCCGTGTCTGACCAGTTGAGGATGTGCCAGAAGGCTGGGTTGAATTCGCCTCCTTTGATCGATTAAATGGCTCTGGTAGCATTTCCTCTGGAACTTCATCACCCTGAGTTCAGAATGTGGAAATTTGTCATTAActaatagtactcctatttgagaagaagaagagcaaCGCCACAAAATCAATGAAGACAGTCATCACGGTTGAGTCAGTGCATATCAGTACAAGCCAGTCCATCTAGTCTAACAAGAGCAATTACAATGGTCCAAGCACATCAATGAGCAGATCAgcaattttataaatgtgTATGTTGATACAGATTGTACGGCAACAGATAAACTAGACCAAACTAGAGCACAGTAAGAGTCAAATGCTGTATAATTGTGTTGTGGCAATTGGCATTGCAAGAATGAATATTCCATCCACCTAAACCATAGCCATATGAACAAccttttaaaattcatacgCTCTGAGACATCCATAAGTGTGGAATCACATGATCTTGATCAATGTGACAAATTATCACGACCACCAATAACAGTCTACATAATTGACTTATGCAAAAGAATAAGAATGTCTAAATCTAAAATATTGACCTCTGGATGAGATTTGAAGAAATGCAGAAGCCGGTTGCGGAATACTTTTCGCAGCTGTAAATTCCCAGATTTTGACTTGCCTTTGCTCTTGATTGCTTCAACATCCAATGTAATGCGGAGATCAGGTTTCATACAGCTTGTGCGCTCGTCATGTTGAAGTGTTTTCTCCAGCACAATGGCCTCAGGCAAGATGAATTTCAATTGAGCTAAATGTCTGTATGTAAATCTCCTGAAATTTTAAGCCGAATAACAAATCAATGCTACTTGAAGCAGCATGATGATAAAAGTGCAATTCTGAACTCGAATTCTGCATACCTATCAGTCAAAGTTCCTATTTGGGCGTTAATATTACTAAATGTTGTTGCAGATCTCTTCAATTGGAGCAGTCTAATTGAAGAATCCAAACTGTTGAAGAATTTTTCCAACAACTCGTATCTgataaaagggaaaaaatatcacaaatgaatatcaataaattatttggaaagcaccagaaaaaaaaatttgatttcattgGAAGCGTAAAGatctgaaaataaaattcataaatcacAATTCATTACAATAAAATGCAGATTGCATCTTCAACGAGCACAAAATCGAAAAACCACTCACTTTGCGGGAAGCTCTACCTCAGCAGCAGCCGACTTCTTCAGTTTTGCAATCTCCGGTTCCTCTGAAATCGAAAGCGCGTCGGCACTCGGAGGCGGATCGGATACCCGTTCCCGGAGCTTCATCGCCGCTTTCCTGACATCCTCAACGGAAAAAGCCACTCCGCGGTTGCGCAGCCTCCGCGGCTGGTCCACCGGCTTCCCTGGGGTCTTCACACTCAGCGGGTCCAGGCTCGGAACAGAAACCTCCCGATCCGACGGCGCCGGCGAACTTAGAAGCTTCTTCGACTTCAACGTCGACACTTGACCGGCATCCATGGCAGCACACACAGTGGAGGTAAAGGGGTGGAATCGGTCAGGAATATATAGGGAGAAGCATCAAAGGGTTTTTTTTGGCGCGAATAGAAAGCCACGTCATCTTTGGCGCCATTTCGATGGCGAAGGACCTTTTGGGGAGAGCCGTTTAGTGTTTCGTAAAAAactaacttaattaatatttgtaatatttcgaaaattttatttttagaccAGATTTTTCCTTCAAATTGAATGCAATTACATCGGAATATTGATCATCcaacaataaataaacattaatttagAATCGAATTTTCAAGTTTCGTAACATATGGCCTAAGGTCCGAATCagattatgaattattaaattCGTACATAATACGTAATTACGTATGCAGTATAcgcataattcaaaaaaattgttaaacaAAGGGTTACTTCGTTTcatatgaatttttattttccataattGTCCCCTTCACGAGTTAAGGAAAGTTCAACTAAGTCCTTAATGTTGAAATTGCTAGCATAGATTACTGCTCCAAATGGATTTTATCCCAAAATTTCTCCTACTTATTTTGACATTTAAggaattaatatataaaaattaatttattcaatatttatatacattatcTAGTAAGTAGAATTTTACTTTCTAAAAAGTCCTTTTCTTAGAATCATCTCTTACTTAATAAGTCATAATTAACTACACCTTAAATTGATAACTACAAGTCTACAACCAAATTTAGTTCATCTCTTCCACACGATATCAACTAGCTATTACTATTACAATGTCAATCGGGGTTTTTTGGTTCTTTTTATGTACATACACATTTTGTATATCTTAAGGATGTGTTTGATAATTTTACCTAGAATAGGCTAATCTAGAAAATGAACCATAATATTAGGGCTTAAAAATTGTGGGGATTGAGTAATTATTGGGTCAACCCGATATTGATCCAATccaataaattcaaactctTACCTAACTCAAAATCATCGTATTCTTATTGGGCCCCAACCTAATAACTCCGTAGTGTTCGTGTAGGTTGTCTTGTCatggaaaaaaatgtttccTACCGTTAATGATAGTAAGTTACTATAAACTTTAGCTTGATATGACAAGATAACGACCAGAACATAATATTACACTATTAAAAGCTAATATtacatgataaaatatgatataacATGATTAAAACCTTATCACGTcttaaatctaaataataaaactaaagtttaatactagtatttttttattaataaaataattaaaataataattttatttcttaccGGATAATTTGAACCTGACCTAAATCATTGGGTTCTTATTTGATCGACCCTATAAGGACCCAAACCAAAAAATCGGATGCTTGTGTTGGTTTATATTCGTGTGTGTTCTTGTCAGGTTATTATCGTATCAAAAGTTGACAACCCTACATAATATACCAATTACgttgtttaaataatttggTGGTGGAAATTCTATTCATGTTTCATGTTTCATACCGAATTGATGGCTTCCCGAATGGAGTATAAGACTTTTGACTATGGTGTTTGCCCTCGTAGAACCTTACAAATTATTGTTCTTCTAAAGAAAAGAGAATAGGAttaataaagtactccctccatcccatagtAGATGTGTTAAGGACCTTCTCCTTAACTGCGATCTACAGCGTGTTTGCGGCGATCGAAAAGTGTTTTGGCGCCCTTTGTCGAGTCGGTGGAAATAATAGTTTCGAGTTGTGCGCGTGTTCCTCCCGTCGGGCAACGCGATAACTAGGCGGCTGATAGAGTACTCCGGCGTCCAATCAGGATCGCAGAGGGAATCCAAATTAGGATTGGAAAACATACGTTATCTTTggggagaaataataattcattaattggtTGAATGAATGAATACAATATCTCCTATTCATAAGACTAGAATACtaagaaacaaatatctaaacaaatatagaaaaaatacggtaaatcaaaatataactaaataattgagaTTTCTAAAGATATGATATGGgatcgtatcaactcccccacggtTAAAATACACattgtcctcaaggtggaaacCACGAAGCAACGAAGAGTTGAAAGAAGAAGCTTTGGCGAATAATCTCCTCCTAGATCAAACACACACCGAGCA is drawn from Salvia hispanica cultivar TCC Black 2014 chromosome 6, UniMelb_Shisp_WGS_1.0, whole genome shotgun sequence and contains these coding sequences:
- the LOC125193700 gene encoding CDT1-like protein a, chloroplastic isoform X1, translated to MDAGQVSTLKSKKLLSSPAPSDREVSVPSLDPLSVKTPGKPVDQPRRLRNRGVAFSVEDVRKAAMKLRERVSDPPPSADALSISEEPEIAKLKKSAAAEVELPAKYELLEKFFNSLDSSIRLLQLKRSATTFSNINAQIGTLTDRRFTYRHLAQLKFILPEAIVLEKTLQHDERTSCMKPDLRITLDVEAIKSKGKSKSGNLQLRKVFRNRLLHFFKSHPEGDEVPEEMLPEPFNRSKEANSTQPSGTSSTGQTRGVASPGLSVRASLLPPSFKRSFSQRDSGHQVEKLKQELSSLSGPALPSTDSEDNHVGGSFHHTEDSEIARISAGETCSSYEDSLSSEMPSTFPNTPNTQVKSINTVKDDDMNSVIKTPVNMSSTPMSAMPALQSAKRCNMSPDKDSCRTPSKLVRRPPPNRHLKFDTPVKSVNNDGNNDGLRGPSSARGDIFNILPESLIQSIQEKERLASIEQEPAISQAMRRRKMIACLPKLFDKIYFFFQSIRRAVVTKEELIQKLISQLDIVDKEEVEEQLRLLQELAPEWIYEKPALSGDLLLWYTPLPISSFTRFLILSQPVILSCSINKISSPEAMRMRLSEAI
- the LOC125193700 gene encoding CDT1-like protein a, chloroplastic isoform X2, which encodes MDAGQVSTLKSKKLLSSPAPSDREVSVPSLDPLSVKTPGKPVDQPRRLRNRGVAFSVEDVRKAAMKLRERVSDPPPSADALSISEEPEIAKLKKSAAAEVELPAKYELLEKFFNSLDSSIRLLQLKRSATTFSNINAQIGTLTDRRFTYRHLAQLKFILPEAIVLEKTLQHDERTSCMKPDLRITLDVEAIKSKGKSKSGNLQLRKVFRNRLLHFFKSHPEGDEVPEEMLPEPFNRSKEANSTQPSGTSSTGQTRGVASPGLSVRASLLPPSFKRSFSQRDSGHQVEKLKQELSSLSGPALPSTDSEDNHVGGSFHHTEDSEIARISAGETCSSYEDSLSSEMPSTFPNTPNTQVKSINTVKDDDMNSVIKTPVNMSSTPMSAMPALQSAKRCNMSPDKDSCRTPSKLVRRPPPNRHLKFDTPVKSVNNDGNNDGLRGPSSARGDIFNILPESLIQSIQEKERLASIEQEPAISQAMRRRKMIACLPKLFDKIYFFFQSIRRAVVTKEELIQKLISQLDIVDKEEVEEQLRLLQELAPEWIYEKPALSGDLLLCINKISSPEAMRMRLSEAI